CCTAAATCAAGATCTGTTTCTGCACCATCGTCTGTAACATAAACCTCTCCGTGTTGGTATGGACTCATTGTACCTGCGTCAACATTAATATAAGGGTCTACTTTTATCATACGAACTTTTAGACTTCTGCTTTCTAAAATACTACCTAATGAGGACGCGGCTATTCCTTTTCCTAAACTGGAGCAAACACCACCTGTAACAAAAATATATTTCTTCATGTAGTGGAATTATTATTTTATTGGATAAAATTGTCAATTGTTTAACACTTTAAAAGTAAATCTCTATGAAAAAAGATTCATAATTTTTAAAAAAAACTAGCATTTTTTAAGTAACTATATAATAGTATAATAAGGTGGAAATTATATAATATGTCAGTTTTAACAGATATCGAGTTTGGAAAATTCAAAGATCTCATATATAAGGCTAGTGGTATTCATTTTACAGAATCCAATAGAACTATACTTGAAAGTCGTATTAGAGAGAAATTAAGAAAATCTTCCTTTGAAAATGTTAATGAGTTTTATGACTTAATTAATAGGGATGAAGGAGAGCTAAAACTATTTCTTGACTCTATTACAACAAATTTAACTCGTTTTTTTAGAAATAATGCTCATTATAGTGCATTTGAACACCATGTGATTCCTGACTTAATAGAATATAAGAGAAAAACAGGAAATAAGGTTATTAGGTGTTGGAGTGCTGGTTGTTCAACAGGTGAAGAACCTTATACCAACGCTATGGTACTAAAGGAGTTTTTACCTCCTGATTTTAAAATTGAAGTAGTTGCATCAGATCTGAGCTTAAAATCATTAATGACAGCTCAAGAGGGTTTTTACTCAGATTTAAAAGTAAAAGGAATTCCCCCTGAGTACTTAGCTAAATATTTTATTAAGGCTACCGGTGGTTACAAAGTAAAGGATGAGATAAAAAAGTTAATAGCATTTGATTATCATAATCTTAAGTTTGATAGTGGTAAAAGAAATCTTGATATTGTATTTTGTCGAAATGTTTTAATATATTTTGATGAAGCAGCACAAAAAAATGTAATAGATCGTTTTTGGGATGCTATGAGCAACCACTCCTATCTCTTTATTGGTCATTCCGAATCTCTTTTTGGGATGAAGACCTCTTTTGAGTTTATACGGACTGAGTGGGCATGTTTATATGGCAAAAACTTGTAAGGATAAGTAGATGAATAAGATTTCTGTAATGGTTGTTGATGACTCAGTTTTAATGAGAAAGCTCATTGGGAAAATATTGGAGGATGATCTTGATATAGAAGTTGTAGCAAAGGCGATGAATGGAAAATTTGCTCTATCCAAAATGAAAACCCATGAGCCAGACATAATAATATTAGATTTAGAAATGCCAGAAATGGATGGAATAACATTTTTAAAAGAGAAACATAAGTTAAATAATAATATTCCTGTTATCATTTTGTCCTCAATAGCGACTAAGGGTGCGGCTATAACAATGGAAGCGTTAAGTTTAGGAGCTTCTGATTTTGTTACTAAGCCTTCTGGATCAGTCTCTTTAGATATATCGGATATTGGGGAAAAGCTAAAATCTTTAGTAAAGGCATATGGTCGTGACTACGTTAGAAGGCATAAAACGACTAGGGCAACAGCTGTAGAGAATATTAGACCTTCATTTAGTTCGAGTAGTGAGCCAAAGGCAAGTATTTCTACTAGTAGTGATGATTGGGAAAAAATTACTCCAATCTCAAAGCCCGGTAAGTTTGAGTTGTTGGCGATAGGAATTTCAACTGGGGGACCAAATGCTTTACGTAAAGTTTTTGCAATGATACCAGAAGACTTTCCTCTTCCTATAGTTGTTGTTCAGCATATGCCTGCAGGTTTTACAAAAGAGTTTGCAAAGGGTTTAGATCGAATATCTTCTTTAGAGGTTAAAGAGGCTGAAGATGGAGATTTAATTAAAAAAGGTAGAATTCTAATAGCACCTGGTGACAGACATATTAAAGTTGAAAAGAAGTCTCTTGGTGGAGTAATTCGCTTAGATGACTCAGCTCTTGTTAGTGGTCATAAACCCTCAGCGGATGTTCTTTTTGAATCAGTTGCAGCAAATTATGGCAAAAATGCTATTGCTGTAATTATGACTGGAATGGGTAAGGATGGAGCAAAAAAAATTGGTGAGGTTTATAGAGCTGGAGGCTACACTTTAGGGCAAAATCAAGAGTCTTGTGTTGTATATGGTATGCCCAAAGTTGCCTTTGAGCATGGTTATATTCATGAGCAATTTTCTCTTATAGACCTGCCTAGTAAACTAGAAGCTTTAGTTACAAGCGGTGCATGATCCACAATCTTTGCATTCGCTTTGAATAACTTTTAAGTTATCTTTAGTTATTTTCTTTGTAATTACAGGTAAGGTCTCTTTTATGCCTATCTTTTTTAATAGTTTATTAAAAGAAAAACTAGCGAGCATTAATGATATAGAAATAAGAGAGATTAATTTCTCAGACTCTAGACCTATAAGTTTTAAAATACCAAAGGAGAGAAGAAATGTTATTAGCGGCAATATTAATATTGTAAAACTAGCAACAATAGTCTTTCCTTCTGGTATATAATACTCTACAGCTTCCCCTTCTAATAGATTTAAATTTTCTGGGTTTAAACTTTGAAACTCTTGGTTCTTAATCTTCCAAAAATCCCTTTCAGTCTTCTCTTTTTTATCATAATCTTTTATATGAACTAAAAAAAAATTGTTACCTTCTACTCTATTAACTATTGCTATATTATGCATTTTCTTCCCTTTTTATTGGTAGTCTAACCAACTCATTTGATATAGGTTCATTCTTATCATTAAAGGTAATGATCACACCCTGTAACTCAAGGTCTTTATTAATATCCTTTGATCTTTTAGGTATTCCTGTTATTAGTTTTTCTATCTCTATATCCCCAGAAAGTCCACCAGGAGCTGTAGAACTACCCGTCCTTCCTGTGTCAGTTATATAAGCTGTCTTTTTGTCTGATACCTTAACATCAGAGGTAATTGATTTAGACCCAGAACCTATTAAGGCTTGGCACTTACCATCTACAATGTGATACATTAGCTGCTTTTCTGCAGTAGTTTTTGAGTGAAAATTAATAATAACTATGTCACTCATTGATTTAACTTTTTCTATTAAACTCTCAACATAGGTAAATGGATTACTAGGATGGTTCCTGTTTATGCCTGATGGTCCTAGCAGGTTTATCACTCCAATTTTTTTATCATTGAATTTATATATACCCCAACCTTTTCCTGGAGTTTTAGGAGTATAGTTAGCAGGTCGTAATACAAAAGATGTCTTTGGAAGGAAATCTACAAGGTCTTTTTTGAAAAAGGTATAATCTCCTCCTGTTAATACGTCTACACCTGCATTCTTAAGGGCAATAGCATGGTTTTTACCCATTCCAAAGCCACCTGTGGCCCCATTTGCATTTGCAATAACAAACTCAATACCGTGTTTCTCTTTAAGTTGTTTTATGCCTTTTCTAACAGCATAAACACCAAATTTACCTACGATTTCACCGATAAATAATATTTTATAGCTCATTAAATATAGAATATGTTATTATATCCTTTTTGAATAGAGGAAATTATGTTAATGATATAATATAGTTATAATGAGGAATTAATATGAAGGAAAAGAAAAATTTTGATTTTAATAAACTAGTTGATGGTGTTATTGATACAGCAAAAAGTATTACTGAGACGGTAATTGAAAAGAGTGGAAATTTTGCAAAAGATTCAGGAATAAAAGATCTTAAGGATTATTATCCCTTTTATTCATGGCCTCCATTAAATCTATATACCTGCGATGATAACTCCTTAATATACGAATTTGGTCTTCCTGGGTTTGTAAAAGATGATATTTCAATACTCTTTGAAGATGACTATATGATTTTTTCTGCAACGTTATCACACATCTATAGTACAGGGGATGAGACCCGGTCTTTTAAATCTAAGTTAAAACTAGGTGATATTAAGCCTCAAAAGTACTACCTACCTGATGATGTGTATGATAGAAAAAACTTTTCTATGAGTATGAAAAATGGCCTTTTAAGATTGGTTTTTAAAGCAATAGAGAGATGACATGGGCCTCGATAGCTCTATTTTCTCCAGTTGCATCTACACCTTCTTTTGTTTTACCCTTAATAGATAGTTTGGAAAGTGGAATGTTCAAGGCTTTAGAAATATTTTCTCTAATTTCTAAAACATAGGGTTTTATTTTAGGTCTCTCAAGTATTATTGTACAATCAATATTTCCTATTTTGTAACCTGTAGCTACTACTTTTTTATAACACTCTTCAAGGAGTATCATACTGGAGATATTTTTCCATTTATTGTCTGATGGGGGGAAGTGTGTTCCTATATCTCCAAGTGCCAATGCTCCAAACAGTGAGTCAATAATAGCATGAATTAAAACATCGCCGTCGGAGTGAGCCTCTTCACCTAAATGATAGGGAAGAGTCACTCCTCCAATAACTAGGTCTCTTTCGGGTACAAGTTTATGTAAGTCATAACCTAGTCCTACCCTCATCACTTTTCCATTGTACTAAAAATAATTTGGTCTGTATCGTCTTTAGAGAGTTCTAGAGATATTGAAAGTTCGTTACGTAGTAATGAAAGTGCATTATCATATAGTTTTCTTTCTAGTATAGGAAGTTCTTTTAATTTACTTCTTCTATAAAGCATTCTAACCACTTTAGCAATGTTTAATGTATCACCAGTTTTTAATAGGTCTATATTGGTTTGATATCTTAGTTTCCAATCTGTAATCACAGCATCATCATCTTCTGATAATGTTTTTAATGCTTTATTTGCATTGTTTTTTGATATTACAGGTCTTATTCCAAGTTCCTCAGCCTTGTCTACTGGTACCATTATTGTCATTTCTGATTCTTCAAGATATATTACATAATAGAGTGTATTCTCACCCTTAAATAATCTTTCTTGTAGTGCTTCTATTTTACCAACACCTTGTAGGGGATAAACAATGTATTGATTTTCTGTAAATGCATTTTTAGTCTTTTTAGCCATAATGCATATATTAACTAAAAAAGAACTAGTAGTCAAATAAACTCCAAGGTAATATAATGTTCTTTATGAAGAAATACTCTTTTTATGTAACTTTAATTTTTTATTACTAACTTGCTCATCTAAGGAGAAGATTCCTCTGTATGACTATTATAAAAACATTCCAATAATTAGGGGATGGACAAGTGATATAGAGCAGAAGAACTTTATTATTGAAGTAGTTCTTGTATATAGAGAAAATAATAGTGATCTACAAAATAGGATTAATCAGCTAAAACCCTCTTTAATAGATGCTTTACGAGGCTATTTCTCCTCTCTTAAGGAAGAGGATTATGTTATTGATAATCAGTCTACAATAAAAAAAGAGGCGGTAAATATACTTAATGAGATTATTTTAGAGTCAATGGTTCCTAAAAAGGCCGATAAGCTTCGGAAGATAAAGAATCTTGAAGAGTTAGACCTATTACTAGATATAAATATTTTGCAGTTACAAATTTTTAATTTAAATTAAACCATATATTATATGTTTATCTACAACTCTTAAGTATTTAAAAGGGTGTATATCTAATGTATTTGTATACCAGCCATTAATGTATCTTGTATCTATTACATTTATTCCAGGAGAGTGATTTATAGGAAGTACAATACTGTTCTCTAGTAGAAGTTTTTCTCCTTGGGATAGTTGTTCATAACGCTCATCTTGGGTTAGGTTTGATGAATTTTCAATAAGTTCATCAAACTCTATACTTCTAAAGTTTGAGTCATTTAGGTTGCTATTACTTGTCCACATTTCAAGAAATGTTAGAGGGTCTGCAAAATCTCCAATCCAAGAGAGTGTACTTATTGTAAACTCTTCGCTTCTATTTATAGTAAAAAAATCAGGATAGGATGTCTCTTTTATTATCACTTTGATACTACTGTATTTCTCTATGTTTTCTTTTATAACACTGCTTATATATGAGTCGGAATAGGTGTTTTTAGGTATAGAAAGAATAATATCCGATAGACCTTTTCCATTTTTATATCCCTCATCTGCAAGAATTTTTAGTGCTTCTTCTATGTTTTGCTCACTATTTATAATGTTTTTTGGAAAATTTGATAGGGATGGGATTAAAGAATTTGCGGGTATATACTGTTTTTCTCTAATTTTGTTCCAAGGTATTAGTAATGAGATCGCCTTTCGTATTTTTGCAGACTTATACTCCTTGTAGCTAGAGTTGAAGTAGTAAAATGTTGTGGCAAAAAGTGGGTTTACTTTTAGTGTCTCTAGGTCTGATACGCTATTTAGATCAATAGCGTTATCGGTTAACCAGTCAATATCCCCTCTGTTATAGTCTGCGGTGGCATCCGTGCTACTGGTGTAACTCTTTATGTTAATCTTATCAAAGTATACATTCTCTTTATCCCAATATTTAGGGTTCTTTAGCAGCGTTATTTGAGATTCATTTTTCTTTATTAGGTATGGTCCTGATGAGACAACTTGATCTATTGACCACACCTTTTGATTGAGAAGAGAGGTTGGTATTGGGGTGAAAGTATGGTGACATAGAATTTTTGTGAAGTATGGAGCTCTTTTTTCAAGTGTAAATATTAGTGTATCCTCTCCATCGGTGGATATACCTACACTCTCTACATCTCTGTTTTTTCCAGTTCTGTAATCCTTTGCATTTTTAATAATATCTAAAAGGGAGGCAAATTCAGCCTGGGTATCTGGGTTAATGGCTTTTAAAAAACTGTCTCTAAATGTTTCTGAGGTTATACTCTCTCCATTACTAAATTTTAAATCCTTTCTAATTTTGAAAAAATATTTTTTTTTATCCTCTGAGACTCTCCAGGATTCTGCTAGAGCAGGTTCTGGGGTAAGGTCTTGGGGGTTGTATGAAACTAAACCTTCATAAATACCTGATAAAAATTGTGCCTCGTTAGCTGTATATGTGTAGAAAGGGTTTAGTGTTAAATCTAATGATGATACAGCTATGTTAAATTCATTGTTCTGTGCATTAATAATAAACACCA
Above is a genomic segment from Thiospirochaeta perfilievii containing:
- a CDS encoding CheR family methyltransferase → MSVLTDIEFGKFKDLIYKASGIHFTESNRTILESRIREKLRKSSFENVNEFYDLINRDEGELKLFLDSITTNLTRFFRNNAHYSAFEHHVIPDLIEYKRKTGNKVIRCWSAGCSTGEEPYTNAMVLKEFLPPDFKIEVVASDLSLKSLMTAQEGFYSDLKVKGIPPEYLAKYFIKATGGYKVKDEIKKLIAFDYHNLKFDSGKRNLDIVFCRNVLIYFDEAAQKNVIDRFWDAMSNHSYLFIGHSESLFGMKTSFEFIRTEWACLYGKNL
- a CDS encoding protein-glutamate methylesterase/protein-glutamine glutaminase; this encodes MNKISVMVVDDSVLMRKLIGKILEDDLDIEVVAKAMNGKFALSKMKTHEPDIIILDLEMPEMDGITFLKEKHKLNNNIPVIILSSIATKGAAITMEALSLGASDFVTKPSGSVSLDISDIGEKLKSLVKAYGRDYVRRHKTTRATAVENIRPSFSSSSEPKASISTSSDDWEKITPISKPGKFELLAIGISTGGPNALRKVFAMIPEDFPLPIVVVQHMPAGFTKEFAKGLDRISSLEVKEAEDGDLIKKGRILIAPGDRHIKVEKKSLGGVIRLDDSALVSGHKPSADVLFESVAANYGKNAIAVIMTGMGKDGAKKIGEVYRAGGYTLGQNQESCVVYGMPKVAFEHGYIHEQFSLIDLPSKLEALVTSGA
- a CDS encoding SoxR reducing system RseC family protein, translated to MHNIAIVNRVEGNNFFLVHIKDYDKKEKTERDFWKIKNQEFQSLNPENLNLLEGEAVEYYIPEGKTIVASFTILILPLITFLLSFGILKLIGLESEKLISLISISLMLASFSFNKLLKKIGIKETLPVITKKITKDNLKVIQSECKDCGSCTACN
- a CDS encoding TIGR00282 family metallophosphoesterase, with amino-acid sequence MSYKILFIGEIVGKFGVYAVRKGIKQLKEKHGIEFVIANANGATGGFGMGKNHAIALKNAGVDVLTGGDYTFFKKDLVDFLPKTSFVLRPANYTPKTPGKGWGIYKFNDKKIGVINLLGPSGINRNHPSNPFTYVESLIEKVKSMSDIVIINFHSKTTAEKQLMYHIVDGKCQALIGSGSKSITSDVKVSDKKTAYITDTGRTGSSTAPGGLSGDIEIEKLITGIPKRSKDINKDLELQGVIITFNDKNEPISNELVRLPIKREENA
- a CDS encoding Hsp20/alpha crystallin family protein, translating into MKEKKNFDFNKLVDGVIDTAKSITETVIEKSGNFAKDSGIKDLKDYYPFYSWPPLNLYTCDDNSLIYEFGLPGFVKDDISILFEDDYMIFSATLSHIYSTGDETRSFKSKLKLGDIKPQKYYLPDDVYDRKNFSMSMKNGLLRLVFKAIER
- the ispF gene encoding 2-C-methyl-D-erythritol 2,4-cyclodiphosphate synthase, translating into MRVGLGYDLHKLVPERDLVIGGVTLPYHLGEEAHSDGDVLIHAIIDSLFGALALGDIGTHFPPSDNKWKNISSMILLEECYKKVVATGYKIGNIDCTIILERPKIKPYVLEIRENISKALNIPLSKLSIKGKTKEGVDATGENRAIEAHVISLLL
- a CDS encoding CarD family transcriptional regulator, with amino-acid sequence MAKKTKNAFTENQYIVYPLQGVGKIEALQERLFKGENTLYYVIYLEESEMTIMVPVDKAEELGIRPVISKNNANKALKTLSEDDDAVITDWKLRYQTNIDLLKTGDTLNIAKVVRMLYRRSKLKELPILERKLYDNALSLLRNELSISLELSKDDTDQIIFSTMEK
- a CDS encoding peptide ABC transporter substrate-binding protein, giving the protein MIKKITIFLILLQMVFIINAQNNEFNIAVSSLDLTLNPFYTYTANEAQFLSGIYEGLVSYNPQDLTPEPALAESWRVSEDKKKYFFKIRKDLKFSNGESITSETFRDSFLKAINPDTQAEFASLLDIIKNAKDYRTGKNRDVESVGISTDGEDTLIFTLEKRAPYFTKILCHHTFTPIPTSLLNQKVWSIDQVVSSGPYLIKKNESQITLLKNPKYWDKENVYFDKINIKSYTSSTDATADYNRGDIDWLTDNAIDLNSVSDLETLKVNPLFATTFYYFNSSYKEYKSAKIRKAISLLIPWNKIREKQYIPANSLIPSLSNFPKNIINSEQNIEEALKILADEGYKNGKGLSDIILSIPKNTYSDSYISSVIKENIEKYSSIKVIIKETSYPDFFTINRSEEFTISTLSWIGDFADPLTFLEMWTSNSNLNDSNFRSIEFDELIENSSNLTQDERYEQLSQGEKLLLENSIVLPINHSPGINVIDTRYINGWYTNTLDIHPFKYLRVVDKHIIYGLI